The following proteins are encoded in a genomic region of Candidatus Binatia bacterium:
- a CDS encoding choice-of-anchor Q domain-containing protein gives MNTAIATLKLLAASRGHRGGVQGNEYIFPFAVTLLVMVAAQVTSAATITVNTTADNLTAGDGQCTLREALANVNAAADTTSGDCTAGTGAGDTVTFSLVLPVKITLVLGELVIQRDVTIMGPTAGTLRISGAHTTRVLHITTITTVSVSNLTIENGNAPYGGGIWNGSSIGPGGTVALTDCTFTGNKAQYGGGGIYNGSSIGPGGTVALTNCTFTGNKAQYDGGAIENDGTMSLTNCTLKNNRAIVSGAGISNANAGTMTLLNCTLTGNVAISGPFGGHLGGGISNDGTMTLRNCTLNGNSGDHGGGIYNETGTMSLTNSTLTGNYARWGAGGGIMNLSALALTNCTISRNKAYAGPGSLGGGGIWQNSELSPATIVVTNTIIAGNGKAGNCGGAPPTSNGHNLSDAGCFTSGGTDLVNTDPVLAPLAKYGGPTKTMALCAGAHLPSRSCKGASPAIDAGDDGVTGPPLNLTTDQRGLPRLSGAHVDIGA, from the coding sequence ATGAACACGGCTATAGCGACTCTCAAACTTCTCGCAGCATCTCGCGGGCACAGGGGAGGCGTGCAAGGCAACGAGTACATCTTTCCATTTGCCGTTACCCTGCTGGTCATGGTGGCGGCGCAGGTTACGTCGGCGGCGACCATTACCGTGAACACTACCGCCGACAACCTCACGGCCGGCGACGGTCAGTGCACCCTGCGCGAGGCTCTCGCCAACGTGAATGCCGCGGCCGATACAACCAGCGGGGATTGCACGGCGGGCACGGGCGCGGGCGATACGGTCACGTTCAGTCTCGTGCTGCCCGTCAAGATAACACTGGTTCTCGGTGAGCTGGTAATTCAGCGCGACGTAACCATCATGGGTCCAACCGCGGGCACCCTCCGCATCAGCGGCGCACACACCACCCGCGTGCTCCATATCACCACGATCACCACGGTCAGCGTGTCTAACCTGACCATCGAAAACGGCAATGCTCCCTACGGGGGCGGAATCTGGAATGGCAGCAGCATCGGCCCTGGCGGCACGGTAGCCCTGACCGACTGCACATTCACAGGTAACAAGGCCCAATATGGTGGGGGCGGAATCTATAATGGCAGCAGCATCGGCCCTGGCGGCACGGTAGCCCTGACCAACTGCACATTCACAGGTAACAAGGCCCAATATGATGGCGGGGCGATCGAGAACGACGGTACGATGAGCCTCACCAACTGCACACTGAAGAATAACAGGGCTATAGTGAGCGGCGCGGGCATCAGCAACGCTAACGCTGGCACGATGACCCTCCTCAACTGCACGCTCACGGGAAACGTAGCAATTTCCGGTCCCTTCGGGGGCCACCTCGGCGGTGGCATCAGTAACGACGGCACGATGACCCTGAGGAATTGCACGCTCAACGGCAATAGCGGCGACCATGGCGGGGGCATTTACAATGAGACTGGTACGATGAGCCTCACCAACTCCACGCTCACGGGCAACTATGCCCGGTGGGGTGCCGGCGGGGGGATCATGAATCTCAGCGCGCTCGCCCTGACCAACTGCACCATCAGCCGCAACAAGGCCTACGCCGGACCGGGCAGCTTGGGTGGGGGCGGGATCTGGCAGAACAGCGAGTTGAGCCCGGCCACGATCGTCGTGACCAACACGATCATTGCCGGCAACGGCAAGGCTGGGAATTGCGGGGGTGCCCCCCCCACCTCCAACGGCCACAACCTCAGCGATGCCGGCTGCTTTACGAGCGGAGGGACGGACCTGGTGAATACCGATCCCGTGCTGGCCCCGCTGGCCAAGTACGGCGGCCCGACCAAAACCATGGCGCTGTGCGCCGGGGCGCATCTTCCGAGTCGCTCGTGCAAGGGCGCCAGCCCGGCCATCGATGCCGGCGACGATGGCGTCACCGGCCCACCGCTGAACCTCACCACCGATCAGCGCGGCCTGCCGCGTCTATCCGGAGCGCACGTCGATATCGGCGC
- a CDS encoding acyl-CoA dehydrogenase family protein, giving the protein MIEWSEQHLMIQDMVRKFIAAEVVPHLEQIEHGDLPPYDIMRKLVNTFGLNEAARLRYESEKRRALEAEGARARGETPPPRKEQSSTQGAGEAMAMQMVPIIELSKYCPGLVTAMGVSMGLTAGAIMGKGTWRQKDRWALSLLTLEKVGAWAITEPGSGSDAFGAMKSTAHRDGDDYILNGSKTFITNGPYADTIVFICKLDRGGKDPRDRPVVSFILDKGMEGLTQSKPLRKMGMHSSPTGELFLDNVRAGRERLMGESEEAAGGREGAKSTFGAERSGVVAMALGMVERCIQLCTEYARTRVQFGKPIGEFQLIQLKLAKMQVARMNIRNMLFRQIEMAAQGKRPSFAEASAGKLYAAQATAEVCLEAVQLFGGNGYMAEYQVEQLCRDAKAMQIYGGTDEIQISQIARSMLAGEVA; this is encoded by the coding sequence ATGATCGAGTGGAGTGAGCAGCATCTGATGATCCAGGACATGGTGCGCAAGTTCATCGCGGCCGAGGTCGTGCCGCACCTCGAACAGATCGAGCACGGGGACCTGCCGCCGTATGACATCATGCGCAAGCTGGTGAACACGTTTGGACTTAATGAGGCTGCCCGCCTGCGCTACGAGTCCGAGAAGAGGCGCGCGCTCGAAGCCGAAGGCGCTCGCGCCCGGGGCGAAACGCCTCCCCCGCGAAAGGAGCAGTCCTCCACACAGGGCGCGGGTGAGGCCATGGCCATGCAGATGGTTCCGATCATCGAGCTCTCCAAGTATTGCCCCGGTCTGGTGACCGCCATGGGCGTCAGCATGGGGCTCACTGCCGGGGCAATCATGGGCAAGGGGACCTGGAGACAGAAAGACCGCTGGGCTTTGTCGCTGCTGACCCTGGAGAAGGTCGGCGCCTGGGCCATCACCGAACCGGGTTCGGGCTCCGATGCGTTTGGCGCCATGAAGTCGACGGCGCATCGCGATGGCGACGATTACATCCTCAATGGTTCGAAGACTTTCATCACCAACGGTCCGTACGCCGACACCATCGTGTTCATCTGCAAGCTCGACCGCGGCGGAAAAGATCCGCGCGACCGCCCGGTGGTGAGTTTCATTCTCGACAAGGGCATGGAGGGTCTCACTCAGTCGAAGCCGTTACGCAAGATGGGGATGCACTCGTCGCCGACCGGGGAGCTGTTCCTCGACAACGTGCGTGCCGGACGCGAGCGGCTGATGGGGGAGAGCGAGGAAGCCGCCGGCGGGCGGGAAGGCGCCAAGTCGACGTTCGGGGCGGAGCGTTCGGGCGTGGTGGCGATGGCGCTGGGCATGGTCGAGCGCTGCATCCAGCTCTGTACTGAGTACGCGCGTACGCGGGTTCAGTTCGGCAAGCCCATCGGCGAGTTCCAGCTCATCCAGTTGAAGCTTGCCAAGATGCAGGTGGCCCGCATGAATATCCGCAACATGCTCTTCCGCCAGATCGAAATGGCGGCGCAGGGGAAAAGGCCATCGTTCGCCGAAGCCTCGGCGGGCAAGCTGTACGCCGCACAGGCAACCGCAGAGGTGTGCCTCGAAGCCGTGCAGCTTTTCGGTGGCAACGGATACATGGCTGAGTATCAGGTCGAGCAGCTCTGCCGCGATGCCAAGGCGATGCAAATCTACGGCGGCACCGACGAGATTCAGATTTCGCAGATCGCGCGCAGTATGCTGGCAGGGGAGGTTGCGTGA
- a CDS encoding zf-TFIIB domain-containing protein — translation MALTCPQCASPMNEVKAEAITGYLIVLDQCPHCGGIWCDRWELYPVTAAAAERLDGVDQAILWQLTAEADAQLECPRCRARMYRFHDPAIPPDARIERCPNCDGMWLNRGELRRFKERGAQLPGSAQAAESHSVSEPQLDHLTHQALGDPQSWPTVRRLDDVEAPQAEADAVEIGSELKSSAVWLIARVALRLLLHV, via the coding sequence ATGGCGCTGACCTGTCCCCAGTGCGCCTCGCCGATGAACGAGGTGAAGGCCGAGGCGATCACGGGCTATCTGATCGTGCTCGACCAGTGCCCGCATTGCGGTGGCATATGGTGCGACCGCTGGGAGCTGTACCCGGTGACCGCAGCGGCGGCGGAACGTCTCGATGGGGTGGACCAAGCAATACTCTGGCAACTTACCGCAGAGGCGGATGCGCAGCTCGAGTGCCCGCGCTGCCGGGCGCGCATGTACCGCTTTCACGACCCGGCGATTCCGCCGGATGCCCGCATTGAACGCTGCCCGAACTGCGACGGGATGTGGCTGAATCGCGGCGAGTTGCGCCGCTTCAAAGAGCGCGGTGCGCAATTGCCCGGATCGGCGCAGGCGGCAGAGAGTCACTCCGTGAGCGAACCGCAGTTGGATCACCTGACGCACCAGGCGTTGGGCGACCCGCAATCGTGGCCGACGGTGCGCAGGCTCGATGATGTCGAGGCGCCGCAGGCCGAGGCTGATGCGGTCGAAATCGGCAGCGAGCTGAAATCGAGCGCGGTCTGGCTGATCGCGCGCGTCGCGTTGCGCCTGCTGTTGCACGTGTGA